The Hyalangium gracile genome contains a region encoding:
- a CDS encoding response regulator produces the protein MKTVLLVDDEHAILDALSGILEDEGFRVVTAGNGREALARMEEARPDVALVDVMMPVMDGRELLRELQAHERWRTVPVVLMSAVPRAILTRDAPITCDDFFQKPFDLWKLIDRLRELAGSDDSH, from the coding sequence GTGAAGACGGTCCTCCTCGTCGACGACGAGCATGCCATTCTCGATGCGCTGTCCGGCATCCTCGAGGACGAGGGTTTCCGGGTGGTGACGGCCGGCAATGGCCGCGAGGCGCTCGCCCGGATGGAAGAGGCCAGGCCGGACGTGGCGCTCGTGGACGTGATGATGCCGGTGATGGACGGGCGCGAGCTGCTGCGCGAGCTGCAGGCCCATGAGCGCTGGCGCACCGTGCCCGTGGTGCTGATGAGCGCCGTGCCCCGCGCCATCCTCACCCGCGACGCGCCCATCACGTGCGACGACTTCTTCCAGAAGCCGTTCGACTTGTGGAAGCTCATCGACCGGCTGCGCGAGCTGGCCGGTTCGGACGACTCGCACTGA
- a CDS encoding metallophosphoesterase codes for MRTLFIGDVHGCADELDALLKECGWQPGERVVLLGDLVAKGPDSAGVVARARERGLLAVRGNHDEHVLRWHHGHQKPGKRLKPEHQRVLDTLGPEDWKYLESRPLYMRLPELNALAVHAGLVPGVALREQRQEHLLNLRSISADGKPSKRVEDGEPWASRWPGPELVLFGHDAVRRLQRHPHAYGLDSGCVYGGRLTAYVLPEGHFYSVPARRAYMDMDVP; via the coding sequence ATGCGGACGCTGTTCATCGGTGACGTGCACGGCTGCGCCGACGAGCTGGATGCGCTCCTGAAGGAGTGCGGCTGGCAGCCAGGCGAGCGCGTGGTGCTGCTGGGGGACCTGGTGGCCAAGGGCCCGGACTCGGCCGGGGTGGTGGCGCGGGCGCGCGAGCGGGGCCTGCTGGCCGTGCGCGGCAACCACGACGAGCACGTGCTGCGCTGGCACCACGGGCACCAGAAGCCCGGCAAGAGGCTCAAGCCCGAGCACCAGCGCGTGCTCGACACCCTGGGCCCCGAGGACTGGAAGTACCTCGAGTCCCGCCCCCTCTACATGCGCCTGCCGGAGCTCAACGCGCTCGCCGTCCACGCCGGGCTGGTGCCGGGCGTGGCCCTGAGGGAGCAGCGCCAGGAGCACCTGCTCAACCTGCGCAGCATCTCCGCCGACGGAAAGCCCTCCAAGCGCGTGGAGGACGGGGAGCCCTGGGCCAGCAGGTGGCCCGGGCCCGAGCTCGTCCTCTTCGGGCACGATGCGGTGCGCCGGCTCCAGCGCCACCCCCACGCCTACGGGCTGGACTCGGGCTGCGTCTACGGCGGCCGGCTCACCGCCTACGTGCTGCCCGAGGGCCACTTCTACTCGGTGCCGGCGCGGCGCGCCTATATGGACATGGACGTTCCCTGA
- a CDS encoding endonuclease/exonuclease/phosphatase family protein, with translation MRPPGAPRVPARLLLRGRWLLASLLLGLGGLPACLEGRSFANEPPGSPAPPSEDGGSTPDASTPPEPAAGTVRIAAFNVHRLFDTVCDSGSCGGSAYEALPSSQAFAARAERIAQALTSLKAGIVLLSEVETQASLDALQARAQGFSTAVLGELGTAASVDVAVLSRYPLREVRRHRAQRLLTRPDGTTTLFSREFLEVRLDVEGAEVIVFSAHFRSKVDDDPGRRYAEAQAARDILSAVAAERPGALVVLGGDLNDVPGSPPLEALESGGALLRVSRSLPLEELGTVWFQGASLAIDHLYRAAGASGQEVPGTFRVVRDASGGGLAGSDHAAVQADFELPRG, from the coding sequence GTGCGGCCTCCCGGTGCTCCCCGTGTCCCAGCGCGACTCCTCCTTCGTGGCAGGTGGCTCCTCGCCAGCCTGCTGCTCGGGCTCGGAGGTCTGCCCGCGTGCCTCGAGGGCCGGAGCTTCGCGAATGAGCCTCCGGGCTCGCCCGCTCCGCCTTCCGAGGATGGCGGCTCGACGCCGGACGCGAGCACCCCGCCCGAGCCGGCCGCGGGCACGGTCCGCATCGCGGCGTTCAACGTGCATCGCCTCTTCGACACGGTCTGTGACTCCGGGAGCTGCGGCGGCTCGGCCTACGAGGCGCTGCCCTCGTCCCAGGCCTTCGCGGCTCGCGCGGAGCGGATCGCCCAGGCCCTCACCTCGCTGAAGGCCGGCATCGTGCTGCTCTCGGAGGTGGAGACCCAGGCCAGCCTGGATGCGCTCCAGGCTCGGGCGCAGGGGTTCTCCACGGCGGTGCTCGGGGAGCTGGGCACGGCGGCCTCCGTGGATGTCGCCGTCCTGTCCCGCTACCCCCTGCGCGAGGTGCGCCGCCACCGGGCCCAGCGCCTCCTGACGCGCCCGGATGGGACGACCACCCTGTTCTCCCGCGAGTTCCTCGAGGTGCGCCTGGACGTGGAGGGGGCCGAGGTCATCGTCTTCTCCGCCCACTTCCGCTCCAAGGTGGATGACGATCCGGGCCGCCGCTACGCCGAGGCGCAGGCCGCCCGCGACATCCTCTCCGCGGTGGCCGCCGAGCGCCCGGGAGCGCTCGTGGTGCTCGGGGGCGATCTCAATGATGTCCCGGGCTCGCCGCCGCTCGAGGCGCTGGAGTCGGGCGGAGCGCTGCTGCGAGTCTCCCGCTCCCTGCCGCTGGAGGAGCTCGGGACGGTGTGGTTCCAGGGCGCGTCGCTGGCGATCGATCACCTCTACCGCGCCGCCGGGGCCTCCGGTCAGGAGGTCCCCGGGACGTTCCGGGTGGTGCGCGATGCGTCCGGCGGCGGGCTGGCGGGCTCGGACCATGCCGCCGTGCAGGCCGACTTCGAGCTGCCCCGCGGCTGA
- a CDS encoding MlaD family protein, with translation MSLFTSTPRERRMAWRAGVFVAAGLVLAGVVVFFIGKETRAFESQMTYRAFFPNVQGLTDKSPVWIGGLEVGHVVGIAFTEDAAERGIQVTIEVSKKYSDRVRQDSVARLSSLGVLGEKAVDISLGTPKAPLIPDGGELRTDVSGDLNALMQAAGQVLSDSQAISRSLRVAVETYADPRLAEDVSASLRSLRKLLEEIEQGDGVLHALIYDKESGRQVRGLLAHASQVARRMDGAVGHVEALLAEVRQGDGTAHALIYGKEGAQALTELGAAAGQLAGLIEDAKTSPNGAVHQLVYGDARGMFADLGSAAADLKKITSTVANGEGTIGGLISDPTVYEDLRQVLGNVKRNRLLRALVRFSVNNREELDQVGKVKQEQQETGTGGSGTKK, from the coding sequence ATGAGCCTCTTCACTTCCACGCCGCGCGAGCGGCGCATGGCCTGGCGCGCGGGCGTCTTCGTGGCGGCGGGGCTCGTCCTGGCCGGAGTGGTGGTCTTCTTCATCGGCAAGGAGACGCGGGCCTTCGAGTCGCAGATGACCTACCGCGCCTTCTTCCCGAACGTGCAGGGCCTGACCGACAAGTCTCCGGTGTGGATTGGCGGGCTCGAGGTGGGGCACGTGGTGGGCATCGCCTTCACCGAGGACGCGGCCGAGCGCGGCATCCAGGTGACCATCGAGGTCTCCAAGAAGTACTCCGATCGCGTGCGCCAGGACTCCGTGGCCCGGCTGTCGAGCCTCGGCGTGCTGGGTGAGAAGGCCGTGGACATCTCGCTGGGTACCCCCAAGGCGCCGCTCATTCCAGACGGGGGCGAGCTGCGCACGGACGTCAGCGGGGACCTCAACGCGCTGATGCAGGCGGCCGGACAGGTGCTGAGCGACTCGCAGGCCATCAGCCGCTCGCTGCGGGTGGCGGTGGAGACGTACGCGGACCCCCGGCTCGCCGAGGATGTGTCCGCCAGCCTGCGCAGCCTCCGCAAGCTCCTGGAGGAAATAGAGCAGGGCGACGGCGTGCTGCACGCCCTCATCTACGACAAGGAGTCGGGGCGGCAGGTGCGCGGGCTGCTGGCGCACGCCTCGCAGGTGGCCAGGCGGATGGATGGGGCGGTGGGGCACGTGGAGGCGCTGCTGGCGGAGGTGCGCCAGGGGGACGGCACGGCCCACGCGCTCATCTACGGCAAGGAGGGCGCCCAGGCGCTGACGGAGCTGGGCGCGGCGGCCGGGCAGCTCGCCGGGCTCATCGAGGACGCGAAGACGAGCCCCAACGGCGCGGTGCACCAGCTCGTCTACGGGGACGCCCGGGGCATGTTCGCGGACCTGGGCAGCGCGGCGGCGGACCTGAAGAAGATCACCTCCACCGTGGCCAACGGGGAGGGCACCATCGGCGGGCTGATTTCGGACCCCACGGTGTACGAGGACCTGCGGCAGGTGCTCGGCAACGTGAAGCGCAACCGGCTGTTGCGCGCGCTGGTGCGCTTCTCGGTCAACAACCGCGAGGAGCTGGATCAGGTCGGCAAGGTGAAGCAGGAGCAGCAGGAGACAGGTACTGGAGGCTCGGGCACGAAGAAGTGA
- a CDS encoding ATPase domain-containing protein gives MTAVAPPLLQRIPSGVLGLDAVLDGGFLQGGTYIVAGMPGTGKTILGNQICFHHVAHGGRVVYVTLLAETHGRMLAHLRGMAFFTEEPLASALHYVSAYRVLTQEGLKGLLELLRQLIREHRASMLVLDGLVSASASAPNELAFKEFVHELNTLVSVIGCTTFLLTNSHTPEDVHPEHTMVDGLIELSDELIGVRAVRELIVRKFRGSAHLRGRHVFQISQQGITVYPRSEAMLADPIAVPGEYTSRVPVGVPALDEMLRGGLQRSSATLLMGPSGSGKTLLGLQFLAQGAKLGEPCLYFGFYESPPRLVGKGQAIGLDLLGAVRSGSLEMIWQPPVELVLDALAVKILAAIKRRGVTRVLIDGLVGFKESTVHTERINRFFAAFTNELRALDVTTVFTEETRVLFGPEVETPVKGLSALVENHIFLRQVEWRGELRRVLAILKTRESGHDPSLREFTIDDRGLHLGGRFDSTGAVLTDSGLSSSTRRSNTRRPTARKKRGSRK, from the coding sequence ATGACGGCCGTGGCCCCTCCCCTGCTTCAGCGCATCCCCAGCGGCGTCCTCGGTCTGGACGCCGTGCTCGATGGAGGCTTCCTGCAAGGAGGCACCTACATCGTCGCGGGCATGCCGGGTACGGGGAAGACCATCCTCGGCAACCAGATCTGCTTCCACCACGTGGCCCATGGCGGGCGGGTGGTCTACGTCACGCTGCTGGCGGAGACGCACGGGCGGATGCTGGCGCACCTGCGCGGCATGGCCTTCTTCACCGAGGAGCCGCTGGCCTCCGCGCTCCACTATGTGAGCGCCTACCGGGTGCTGACGCAGGAGGGGCTCAAGGGGCTGCTGGAGCTCTTGCGCCAGCTCATCCGCGAGCACCGCGCCAGCATGCTGGTGCTGGACGGGCTGGTGAGCGCCAGCGCGTCGGCGCCCAACGAGCTGGCCTTCAAGGAGTTCGTCCACGAGCTGAACACGCTGGTGAGCGTCATCGGCTGCACCACCTTCCTGCTCACCAACAGCCACACCCCCGAGGACGTCCACCCCGAGCACACCATGGTGGACGGCCTCATCGAGCTGTCGGACGAGCTCATCGGCGTGCGCGCGGTGCGCGAGCTCATCGTCCGCAAGTTCCGCGGCAGCGCGCACCTGCGCGGCCGGCACGTGTTCCAGATCTCCCAGCAGGGCATCACCGTCTACCCGCGCTCGGAGGCGATGCTGGCCGACCCCATCGCCGTGCCGGGCGAGTACACCTCGCGCGTGCCGGTGGGCGTGCCGGCGCTGGACGAGATGCTCCGGGGCGGGCTGCAGCGCAGCAGCGCCACGCTCCTCATGGGGCCGTCCGGCAGCGGCAAGACGCTGCTGGGGCTGCAGTTCCTGGCCCAGGGCGCGAAGCTGGGCGAGCCCTGTCTCTACTTCGGCTTCTACGAGTCGCCGCCGCGGCTGGTGGGCAAGGGCCAGGCCATCGGGCTGGATCTGCTCGGCGCGGTGCGCAGCGGGTCGCTGGAGATGATCTGGCAGCCGCCGGTGGAGCTGGTGCTGGATGCGCTGGCGGTGAAGATCCTCGCGGCCATCAAACGGCGAGGCGTCACGCGGGTGCTCATCGACGGGCTGGTGGGCTTCAAGGAGTCCACCGTCCACACCGAGCGCATCAACCGCTTCTTCGCCGCCTTCACCAACGAGCTGCGCGCGCTGGACGTGACGACGGTGTTCACCGAGGAGACGCGGGTGCTCTTCGGCCCGGAGGTGGAGACGCCCGTGAAGGGGCTGTCCGCGCTGGTGGAGAACCACATCTTCCTGCGCCAGGTGGAGTGGCGGGGCGAGCTGCGGCGGGTGCTGGCCATCCTCAAGACGCGCGAGAGCGGGCATGACCCGTCCCTGCGCGAGTTCACCATCGACGACCGGGGCCTGCACCTCGGAGGTCGCTTCGACAGCACGGGGGCCGTGCTCACCGACTCGGGGCTGTCCTCCTCGACGCGGCGGAGCAATACCCGCAGGCCCACGGCGCGCAAGAAACGAGGGAGCCGGAAGTGA
- a CDS encoding ABC transporter ATP-binding protein: MRLSAPRPRLEFHPPTPGEELIHFEHLKKSFGPKRVYDDVELSVRAGETLVVIGGSGTGKSVLLKCLIGLLLPDAGRILFQGQDLTRLREEDFLSVRRHVAMVFQGAALFDSLTVGENVAYPLREHFPELSAEEVSRRVAEKLSWVNLPGTEKMMPADLSGGMRKRVGLARAIATNPEVILWDEPTTGLDPVTTQSINTMINTMKQKLGCTSIVVTHDMMSAFEVADRIAMLANRRIVQVGTPEEVRRSTVPEVRAFLDARRAELQGRGMVS; encoded by the coding sequence GGGCGAGGAGCTCATCCACTTCGAGCACCTGAAGAAGTCCTTCGGTCCCAAGCGCGTCTATGACGACGTGGAGCTGTCGGTGCGAGCGGGGGAGACGCTGGTCGTCATCGGCGGCTCGGGCACCGGCAAGAGCGTGCTGCTCAAGTGCCTCATCGGGCTGCTCTTGCCGGACGCCGGGCGCATCCTCTTCCAGGGGCAGGACCTGACGCGCCTGCGCGAGGAGGACTTCCTGTCCGTGCGCCGCCACGTGGCCATGGTGTTCCAGGGCGCGGCGCTCTTCGACTCGCTGACGGTGGGCGAGAACGTGGCCTATCCGCTGCGCGAGCACTTCCCGGAGCTGTCCGCCGAGGAGGTGTCCCGCCGCGTGGCCGAGAAGCTGTCCTGGGTCAACCTGCCGGGCACCGAGAAGATGATGCCCGCGGACCTGTCCGGCGGCATGCGCAAGCGAGTGGGGCTGGCGCGCGCCATCGCCACCAACCCGGAGGTCATCCTCTGGGACGAGCCCACCACGGGGTTGGATCCCGTCACCACCCAGAGCATCAACACGATGATCAACACGATGAAGCAGAAGCTGGGGTGCACCTCCATCGTCGTGACGCACGACATGATGAGCGCCTTCGAGGTGGCGGACCGCATCGCCATGCTGGCCAACCGGCGCATCGTCCAGGTGGGCACGCCCGAGGAGGTGCGCCGCTCCACCGTGCCCGAGGTGCGCGCCTTCCTGGATGCGCGGCGGGCGGAGCTTCAGGGACGGGGGATGGTGTCATGA